Part of the Spirochaetota bacterium genome is shown below.
CACTAAGTGTGAATATCACCAAACATTTAAGATGTTGCGCGCTGATTTTGCTCCATCAGTGTACAGTGATACTGTAACATGTGACATACAATTTGGGAACATAAGGCGAAGTACACATAATTCAACATCAATTGAAAAAGCACAGTTTGAAATTTGTGCTCACAAGTGGGTGGATGTTTCAGATGATAGGTATGGAGTATCATTACTCAACGATTGCAAATATGGACACAGAGTCAAAGATGGTATTATTAGCCTTAATCTTTTGCGTTCGCCTGTATATCCAGACCCAACCGCAGACAGAGGCACCCATACATTTCAATATGCACTGTATCCACATAAAGGAGATATCAACCATTCAGAAACTATTGCTTTAGGATATCATTTTAATTACTTGCCTATTATCGTTAGAAAGAGTGTAGATATACAACCACTTATTACAGTACATGACAACAGCATTGTAATAGAAACCATAAAAAAAGCAGAAAAAGAGGATGCGATAGTAATTCGATTGTATGAATGTCATGGCAATGCTACCTCTGCAACATTTGATGCAGGATTTTCTTATAAAGATGTGTACGAAGCTGATCTTCTTGAAAACGTTGTGAAAAAGATTGAAGGAAGAGCTTTACATTTTAGAAGATTTGAAATAAAGACGCTTGTATTTAGATTGTAGCGAATCCATATAATGCTGTTATCTCTTCTGTATCATAACATTGTTGTTGCTTGCCTGCGTTGTACTAGTGTTGCAAGAATATCAGCCAGTTTTTGGTCGGTTAATGGATAAAAAATAAATGGAATGGTGCCAATGATACAACTTATTGCTGGCACTATTGTTATGGAAAAGAATGCACCATTCTGTATTTCAGGTGTAATAGTAACTCCTGATGAATACCCTATTGCCACCATAACCAAACCAAAAGCCAGTGTGGCTAGTGCACCCATCAATTTGGAGATAAATGTAAGCCCTGCAAAACTTACCCCTTCGGTTCGCTGTCCAGTTTTAAATTCGTAATAGTCAACACAATCGGCAATCATGGCAGTTTGAACAACTATAAAAAAGCCAGTAAAGAAACCTGAAACAAAAAGCATGCTCACAAAAATCCACAGGTTATTATGGCCAACAAAATACATTGCTGCATACACAAAAGCTGCTATAATACTGGAAGCTATCATCAATGTTTTCTTTGACATATATTGCAGCACATATGGCGTAATAATGTTTGATATAATAATTGCAGCTATGAGTGCACCACCAAGCAGGGTAAATATTTTTTCACTGCCAAACACTATGACTGCAACAACAGCTCCTCCAACCTGTACTATGTTGCGGCCAAAGTTTAATGCACTTGCAAGCAGTACTAGCAAAAACGGTTTATTGGTCACTATTGCTTGAAGCATTTGCCTGAATGTTTGCTTCTGCTTATGTGGCACCTTTTCTTGGGTATTAAAAAACGCCAGAGTAAAGAGGCTCATGCCAATAATTGAAACAAGTATGGCAGTACGTGTCCAGCCACTTGCTGTTGTTTTATCAGAAAACGATAGCCAGTATGCTAGTAGTGGACTTGCAATGGTAGTGACTGCCAGTGCTATCGCTTGCAACGTACGTGCAAGTGCAATAAGACTAACTCTGTCATGAATGGTAACTGTTATGGAACCAGCCAATCCCCAGTAAGGGACATCAGCTATTGTGTAAATCATTCCCCATAGTACATATACGATGCCAAAATAAATGAGTTTATATGTCTCAACAGTTTTTGGAATTGCAAAAAGCATGATTGTCAGCAGCGCTATAGGAAATGCAGTAAAAAGTATATATGGCCGTAATTTGCCCCAGCGTGTACGAGTGTGATCCACAATCATACCCAT
Proteins encoded:
- a CDS encoding glycoside-pentoside-hexuronide (GPH):cation symporter yields the protein MSSTTQLSRKEKYSFAIAGFGQNMVITFTVTFMLVYLYEAVGFSTQGIATLTAIITGAKIWDAINDFIMGMIVDHTRTRWGKLRPYILFTAFPIALLTIMLFAIPKTVETYKLIYFGIVYVLWGMIYTIADVPYWGLAGSITVTIHDRVSLIALARTLQAIALAVTTIASPLLAYWLSFSDKTTASGWTRTAILVSIIGMSLFTLAFFNTQEKVPHKQKQTFRQMLQAIVTNKPFLLVLLASALNFGRNIVQVGGAVVAVIVFGSEKIFTLLGGALIAAIIISNIITPYVLQYMSKKTLMIASSIIAAFVYAAMYFVGHNNLWIFVSMLFVSGFFTGFFIVVQTAMIADCVDYYEFKTGQRTEGVSFAGLTFISKLMGALATLAFGLVMVAIGYSSGVTITPEIQNGAFFSITIVPAISCIIGTIPFIFYPLTDQKLADILATLVQRRQATTML